The following proteins are encoded in a genomic region of Ostrea edulis chromosome 7, xbOstEdul1.1, whole genome shotgun sequence:
- the LOC125656777 gene encoding neurogenic locus notch homolog protein 1-like has product MEEPKYLLLLLLWIFTVQVALGKITFFIHVDLVKSTGNKLHGGGCCQGVTDTHCTKLCKPVLTVCLKDKTHTCITSFTTTLDMRQQTVTYGSKVGNTTNPQFLEVDNWAKYLDKISVNVNDMGPSTPLIYQTEFSDYSLKIGNNILSQNWRQKKLTTSYFSDHNAFSLQLTYKAYCSEGYYGSDCTAHCPGNPRKCVVNEHTYCKMGWRGNNCDQDINECSTQAFCSHGHCTNTVGSFHCTCPPSVYGLKCQLDEDECLLEPCNGGECINKIGSYQCQCKNGTTGTNCEALTATTCSGITCNNHGTCSVRHHKAVCTCDTDYSGTDCSVRDFCRNNKCQHSSTCVTSETNYTCHCQKGYTGQYCETQDYCASQPCLNLGVCTNTPAGYQCKCVDYFTGRNCSEYNFCGGINCSGNGVCHVVGKGRHCSCNPGYKGNDCETQDYCYNKNCSNHGNCNNGNNGYTCTCSGGYTGKDCDARDYCYTKHCFQRGSCRNGNNGYTCSCNSGYIGKDCETRNYCNNKHCSNHGTCHNEQTSYRCNCTSGYIGKDCQTRDYCYNQKCSNHGTCHNGRTTYTCTCHPGYTGKNCEHTYCYNKICSNHGKCINGQNTYTCNCTAGYMGTNCEKIDYCNNQRCSNHGTCRNGNTKYTCNCNPGFTGTNCEKTDYCNNQHCSNHGTCRNGNTKYTCNCNAGYTGTNCEKTDYCNNQRCSNHGTCHNGNNGYTCNCNPGFNGTNCEKIDYCNNQHCSNHGTCRNGNTKYTCNCNPGYTGKTCEKTDHCNHQHCSNHGSCVNGDSSYTCNCSAGYSGRNCQTRNYCYNNRQCQNGATCVNGNSNYTCKCVHGYKGIHCEVSDFCHNKKCSGRGTCQNGHHGYSCNCNSGFLGNDCEHDYCFNNTCKNRATCHSGTSNYTCSCTPGYVGSLCETRNHCQGQTCSSRGTCQNGRSGYTCQCPPQYRGSNCELNNYCHSNPCKQGTCTNTNKGYNCSCTAGYTGTNCDRTDHCNHQHCSNHGSCVNGDSSYTCNCNAEYSGRNCQIRNYCYNNHQCQNGATCVNGNSKYTCKCAHGYKGIHCEVRDFCYNKNCSVRGTCQNGHHGYSCNCNSGFLGNDCEHDYCFNNTCKNRATCHSGASNYTCSCTPGYVGSLCETRNYCHDQTCSKMGTCQNGRSGYTCNCPPQYRGSDCELNNYCHSNPCRHGTCTNTNNAYNCSCTTGYTGTNCDKTDHCYNQHCSNNGTCHNENTAYKCTCAAGYTGTNCEHTYCYNKNCSGRGSCQNEHNGYTCRCNAGFMGQDCEVQNYCYNQRCSNHGRCVNEHSSYTCNCNAGYSGRNCQTRNFCYNNHQCQHGATCVNGNSNYTCKCVHGYKGIHCEVRDFCHNKKCSGRGTCQNGHHGYSCNCNSGFLGNDCEHDYCFNNTCKNRATCHSGASNYTCSCTPGYVGSLCETRNHCHDQTCSSRGTCQNGRSGYTCQCPPQYRGSNCELNNYCHSNPCKHGTCTNTNSGYNCSCTAGYTGTNCDRTDNCYNNTCSNHGNCSNLESGYVCKCEPGFNGTDCDERAYCFQNPCQNGGTCQQQLHGHVCKCTPEFQGLNCTERNPCQNHTCSSHGICSSLSGDYRCTCHDGFYGKDCQYQDFCYQIDCNRNGICQNASTTFECKCNPGFKGRECQYVDHCSNYECNNGTCHQNTTHRAECRCLSGYSGQHCEIFDECSKLPCQNKGTCYNGTLQYYCVCREGFSGSKCESRDPCFQQECNQNGKCISTAGGDFICECFGNYTGKLCQNPPSTPQPSTSETRNTTYTYTTDRILRSSTQIPESSTNKHHSIPSTKAPTMSSANFPTRITTVNTPSTSGKFTNNPAHVSPTRSTTVSLSSSTIPDNVFSTGSTKSSTSSPTVPDVTSSDHQFSEAASKTSMSTADSFSTSEKFTNTTPSVSTTESMGTPLSSSAGPSITSSTSKNTETPSIASSTATTMIPEPTEIIFEGNVKFATEWRPALANKSSEEYRNISVQFLQLMAAVYENGELKAVYVETNIISISRGSIDIKYNQTFKTESNDSVIEVNDTIVMETFEERIKELEDHPPKDIQGLVDTFNITHAQIRLRELPRRHRPTPTMPPTTHSTGNPTKSIEVVQQHQKSWAESNLGLLIGVAGGVLLLLIILGLIERRLRRRQLSKHSMVLDDNIEPTFSKSDSEEFVLSSTNPTYSGGKLELSSSQYQ; this is encoded by the exons ATGGAGGAACCAAAATATTTACTGTTGTTGTTGCTATGGATATTCACTGTCCAG GTTGCACTTGGGAAGATTACTTTCTTCATACACGTAGACCTAGTGAAAAGTACAGGAAATAAACTCCATGGCGGTGGGTGTTGTCAGGGTGTAACAGACACTCACTGTACCAAGTTATGTAAGCCTGTCCTCACCGTGTGTCTCAA AGACAAAACTCATACCTGTATCACTAGTTTTACCACCACGTTGGACATGCGTCAACAGACTGTCACATATGGTTCCAAAGTTGGCAATACCACAAATCCACAGTTTTTGGAAGTGGACAACTGG GCAAAATACCTTGACAAGATATCAGTGAACGTGAATGATATGGGACCCTCTACACCACTCATCTACCAGACCGAGTTTTCTGATTACAGTCTTAAAATTGGGAACAACATTTTGTCCCAAAACTGGAGACAGAAGAAATTAACAACCAGTTATTTTTCGGATCACAATGCTTTCTC ATTACAGTTAACTTACAAAGCGTACTGTTCTGAGGGCTACTATGGATCAGACTGTACCGCTCACTGTCCTGGTAATCCAAGGAAGTGTGTAGTCAACGAGCATACCTACTGTAAAATGG GTTGGCGTGGTAACAACTGTGACCAAGACATTAACGAATGTTCTACACAAGCTTTCTGTAGTCATGGTCACTGTACAAACACTGTTGGTAGTTTTCATTGTACCTGTCCTCCCTCCGTGTATGGTCTGAAATGTCAACTTGATGAGGATGAATGTTTACTGGAGCCTTGTAATGGCGGAGAGTGTATCAACAAAATAGGGAGTTACCAGTGTCAGTGTAAGAACGGAACCACTGGTACAAACTGTGAAGCTTTAACGGCAACAACGTGTTCCGGCATCACGTGTAATAACCATGGAACGTGTAGTGTCCGACATCATAAGGCAGTGTGTACGTGTGATACAGACTACTCTGGGACTGACTGTTCCGTCAGAGACTTCTGTAGAAACAACAAATGTCAACATAGTTCTACTTGTGTTACTAGTGAAACAAACTATACCTGTCACTGTCAGAAAGGTTATACGGGTCAATATTGTGAAACTCAGGATTACTGCGCCAGTCAACCTTGTCTTAACTTGGGAGTCTGTACGAACACACCGGCAGGATACCAGTGTAAATGTGTTGATTATTTTACAGGGAGAAATTGCAGTGAGTATAACTTTTGTGGGGGAATTAATTGCAGTGGTAACGGTGTTTGTCACGTGGTTGGGAAGGGTCGTCATTGTTCTTGTAACCCAGGGTATAAAGGCAACGACTGTGAAACACAGGACTACTGCTATAACAAGAACTGCTCAAACCATGGAAACTGTAACAACGGAAACAATGGGTACACGTGTACCTGTAGTGGCGGATACACCGGTAAAGACTGTGACGCGCGGGATTATTGCTACACCAAACACTGTTTTCAGCGTGGTAGTTGTCGGAATGGAAACAACGGATATACGTGTAGTTGTAATTCGGGATATATCGGTAAAGATTGCGAAACACGGAATTATTGTAATAATAAGCACTGTTCTAACCACGGTACGTGTCATAACGAACAAACCTCATACAGATGTAACTGTACCTCTGGGTACATCGGTAAAGATTGCCAGACACGAGATTATTGTTACAATCAGAAATGCTCTAACCATGGCACCTGTCATAACGGACGAACCACGTACACATGTACTTGTCATCCGGGTTACACGGGCAAAAACTGTGAGCACACTTACTGTTACAACAAAATATGCTCAAACCATGGTAAATGTATAAATGGTcaaaacacatatacatgtaactgtaccGCAGGATACATGGGCACAAACTGTGAAAAAATAGATTACTGTAACAATCAGCGCTGTTCTAACCACGGTACTTGTCGTAACGGAAAtaccaaatatacatgtaattgtaaccCTGGATTCACTGGTACAAACTGTGAAAAAACAGATTATTGTAACAATCAGCACTGTTCTAACCACGGTACTTGTCGTAACGGAAATACCAAATATACCTGTAACTGTAACGCTGGATATACGGGTACTAACTGTGAAAAAACAGATTATTGTAACAATCAGCGCTGTTCTAACCACGGTACTTGTCATAACGGAAATAacggatatacatgtaattgtaaccCTGGATTCAACGGTACAAATTGTGAAAAAATAGATTACTGTAACAACCAGCACTGTTCTAACCACGGTACTTGTCGTAACGGAAAtaccaaatatacatgtaattgtaaccCTGGATACACGGGTAAAACCTGTGAAAAAACAGATCATTGTAACCATCAGCATTGTTCTAACCATGGTAGTTGTGTGAATGGAGACAGttcatacacatgtaattgtaGCGCAGGATATTCGGGTAGGAACTGTCAGACACGGAATTATTGTTACAATAATCGTCAATGTCAGAATGGCGCCACATGTGTGAATGGGAATTCTAATTATACCTGTAAATGCGTCCATGGTTATAAAGGTATCCACTGTGAAGTGAGTGATTTCTGTCACAACAAGAAATGTAGTGGGCGTGGAACGTGTCAGAATGGTCACCATGGTTACTCCTGTAACTGCAATTCTGGTTTCCTAGGTAATGATTGTGAACATGATTATTGCTTCAATAACACGTGTAAAAATAGAGCTACTTGTCATAGTGGAACATCAAACTATACGTGTTCTTGTACGCCGGGATACGTGGGATCACTTTGTGAAACTCGGAATCATTGTCAAGGTCAGACATGTAGCAGTAGGGGAACATGTCAAAATGGCCGCAGTGGGTACACGTGTCAGTGTCCGCCACAGTATCGGGGAAGTAACTGTGAATTAAACAATTATTGTCATAGTAACCCATGTAAACAAGGAACGTGTACAAATACTAACAAGGGATATAACTGTTCCTGTACTGCGGGATATACCGGAACAAACTGTGATAGAACAGATCATTGTAACCATCAGCATTGTTCTAACCATGGTAGTTGTGTGAATGGAGACAGttcatacacatgtaattgtaaCGCAGAATACTCGGGTAGGAACTGTCAGATACGGAATTATTGTTACAATAACCATCAATGTCAGAATGGTGCCACATGCGTGAATGGAAATTCTAAGTATACCTGTAAATGCGCCCATGGTTATAAAGGTATCCACTGTGAAGTGCGTGATTTCTGTTACAACAAGAACTGTAGTGTGCGTGGAACGTGTCAGAATGGTCACCATGGTTACTCCTGTAACTGCAATTCTGGTTTCCTAGGTAATGATTGTGAACATGATTATTGCTTCAATAACACGTGTAAAAACAGAGCTACCTGTCATAGTGGAGCGTCAAACTATACGTGTTCTTGTACGCCGGGATACGTGGGATCACTTTGTGAAACTCGGAATTATTGTCACGATCAGACATGTAGCAAGATGGGAACATGTCAAAATGGCCGCAGTGGGTACACGTGTAATTGTCCACCACAGTATCGGGGAAGTGACTGTGAATTAAACAATTATTGTCATAGTAATCCATGTAGACACGGAACGTGTACAAATACTAACAATGCATATAACTGTTCCTGTACTACGGGATATACCGGAACAAACTGTGACAAAACAGATCATTGTTACAACCAACATTGCTCTAACAACGGTACTTGTCATAACGAAAATACAGCATACAAATGTACCTGTGCCGCTGGATACACGGGTACAAACTGTGAACACACTTACTGCTATAATAAGAACTGTTCTGGGCGCGGATCCTGTCAGAATGAACATAATGGATACACATGTCGATGTAATGCTGGATTTATGGGGCAAGACTGCGAGGTACAGAATTACTGTTATAATCAGCGCTGTTCTAACCACGGTAGATGTGTAAATGAACACAGCtcatacacatgtaattgtaaCGCAGGATATTCGGGTAGGAACTGTCAGACGCGGAATTTTTGTTATAATAATCACCAATGTCAGCATGGCGCCACATGTGTGAATGGGAATTCTAATTATACCTGTAAATGCGTCCATGGTTATAAAGGTATCCACTGTGAAGTGCGTGATTTCTGTCACAACAAGAAATGTAGTGGGCGTGGAACGTGTCAGAATGGTCACCATGGTTACTCCTGTAACTGCAATTCTGGTTTCCTAGGTAATGATTGTGAACATGATTATTGCTTCAATAACACGTGTAAAAATAGAGCTACTTGTCATAGTGGAGCGTCAAACTATACGTGTTCTTGTACGCCGGGATACGTGGGATCACTTTGTGAAACTCGGAATCATTGTCACGATCAGACATGTAGCAGTAGGGGAACATGTCAAAATGGCCGCAGTGGGTACACGTGTCAGTGTCCGCCACAGTATCGGGGAAGTAACTGTGAATTAAACAATTATTGTCATAGTAACCCATGTAAACATGGAACGTGTACAAATACTAACAGTGGATATAACTGTTCGTGTACTGCGGGATATACCGGAACAAACTGTGATAGAACAGACAATTGCTACAACAATACGTGTTCAAACCATGGAAATTGCAGTAATCTCGAAAGTGGATACGTTTGCAAATGTGAACCTGGATTCAATGGAACTGACTGTGACGAAAGAGCTTATTGTTTTCAAAATCCTTGTCAAAATGGAGGTACTTGTCAACAGCAACTTCATGGACACGTCTGCAAATGCACGCCTGAAtttcaagggttaaactgtactgAAAGAAACCCCTGTCAGAATCATACGTGCAGCAGCCATGGCATTTGTTCTTCATTGTCCGGTGATTACAGGTGTACATGTCATGATGGATTTTATGGAAAAGATTGTCAATATCAAGACTTTTGTTATCAGATAGATTGCAACAGAAATGGAATTTGTCAAAATGCATCAACGACATTTGAATGTAAGTGTAATCCGGGCTTCAAAGGACGTGAATGTCAATATGTGGACCACTGCAGTAACTATGAATGTAACAATGGAACGTGTCACCAGAATACCACACATCGGGCAGAATGTAGGTGTTTAAGTGGATACAGTGGTCAGCACTGCGAAATATTCGACGAATGCAGTAAACTTCCCTGCCAAAATAAAGGTACTTGTTATAATGGAACATTACAGTACTACTGTGTTTGTAGAGAGGGTTTCAGTGGTAGTAAATGTGAATCCCGTGATCCATGCTTTCAACAAGAATGTAATCAAAATGGTAAGTGCATAAGTACTGCTGGCGGTGATTTTATTTGTGAGTGTTTTGGAAATTATACTGGAAAATTATGCCAAAATCCTCCATCAACACCACAACCCTCGACATCCGAAACTCGAAATACAACGTATACTTACACAACAGATCGAATTTTAAGATCATCAACACAAATACCAGAGTCATCAACAAACAAACACCATTCTATACCGTCTACAAAAGCACCAACAATGTCGTCTGCAAACTTTCCTACAAGGATCACGACAGTTAACACACCCTCAACCTCAGGAAAGTTCACCAATAATCCAGCGCATGTTTCCCCGACAAGAAGTACAACAGTATCATTATCCTCATCAACAATTCCTGACAATGTCTTTTCAACAGGAAGCACGAAATCATCAACATCGTCACCGACAGTTCCTGACGTTACTAGTTCAGaccatcaattttcagaagCAGCTTCGAAAACCTCCATGTCCACAGCAGATTCATTTTCAACTTCGGAGAAGTTCACCAATACTACACCTTCTGTGTCTACCACGGAGAGCATGGGAACTCCATTATCTTCATCAGCGGGCCCCAGCATAACTTCCAGCACATCCAAAAACACGGAAACGCCATCAATAGCTTCCTCTACAGCAACTACAATGATTCCTGAACCAACAG AAATAATATTCGAGGGGAATGTGAAATTTGCTACGGAGTGGCGCCCCGCACTGGCGAATAAATCCAGCGAAGAATACAGGAACATCTCAGTGCAGTTCCTACAACTG ATGGCCGCTGTGTATGAAAATGGAGAGCTGAAAGCTGTTTACGTGGAAACAAACATCATCAGTATCAG TCGGGGTAGTATAGATATAAAGTACAATCAGACGTTCAAGACTGAAAGTAACGACAGTGTTATCGAGGTTAATGACACCATTGTCATGGAAACGTTTGAAGAAAGGATAAAGGAGTTGGAAGACCATCCACCCAAAGACATCCAAGGCCTCGTGGACACGTTCAATATAACACATGCTCAGATAAGACTCCGAG AATTACCCAGACGTCACCGACCGACTCCGACGATGCCCCCAACGACTCATTCAACAG GAAACCCGACAAAATCAATAGAAGTGGtacaacaacaccaaaag TCCTGGGCGGAGTCGAACTTGGGCCTGCTGATCGGGGTCGCCGGCGGTGTGCTGCTCTTGCTGATAATCCTTGGGCTTATCGAGAGGAGATTAAG GCGTCGTCAACTTTCCAAACATTCCATGGTACTGGACGACAATATAGAGCCGACATTTTCTAAATCCGATTCCGAGGAATTCGTTCTATCTTCTACCAATCCCACGTATAGCGGTGGAAAACTTGAATTAAGCTCCTCCCAATATCAGTAA